The proteins below come from a single Triticum aestivum cultivar Chinese Spring chromosome 5D, IWGSC CS RefSeq v2.1, whole genome shotgun sequence genomic window:
- the LOC123119630 gene encoding uncharacterized protein, with translation MQPSKKLARVDTAEIKSQLVRKLGHQRSELYFHSLKKFLSFQLGKSEFDKICVATLGKENIKLHNFLVQSILGNAYMSLGPPPSRQTPTGNSQTSAVTNGTLASGVPLARRVRPVANRDKRFADKPSPLGKSPLGHPGAAEFVSVEDGEEVDQARGSPVCVQSQSPIRAPLGIPPKAQNSQPSISYPLEICYNNGELPGSEDLSKLLENKLKAEGLSISVECADLLNSGLNVYISQMLKSCLGVAKARGKTMRMPEANRSASAAVNGGRNNATASDLGCSYQASLVDLCTAVQSNARLLGCDYARQYEKIASHLDS, from the coding sequence ATGCAGCCTTCCAAGAAACTTGCTCGCGTCGACACGGCGGAGATCAAGTCGCAGCTAGTCAGGAAGCTCGGCCACCAGCGCTCTGAGCTCTACTTCCATAGCCTCAAGAAGTTCCTGAGTTTTCAGCTAGGCAAGAGCGAGTTTGACAAGATCTGCGTGGCCACACTGGGGAAGGAGAACATCAAGCTTCACAATTTCCTCGTCCAGTCAATCCTCGGCAATGCTTATATGTCGCTGGGGCCACCGCCCAGCAGGCAGACGCCAACTGGGAATTCACAGACTAGCGCTGTGACGAATGGGACATTGGCCAGTGGCGTGCCGCTAGCAAGGAGAGTGCGGCCGGTGGCTAACCGTGACAAGAGGTTTGCTGATAAGCCGAGTCCACTCGGAAAGTCCCCTCTTGGACATCCAGGGGCCGCGGAGTTTGTGTCCGTCGAGGATGGCGAGGAGGTTGATCAAGCCAGGGGCAGCCCCGTATGTGTGCAGAGTCAGAGCCCAATCAGGGCTCCGTTGGGAATCCCCCCAAAGGCTCAGAATTCTCAGCCTTCGATATCTTACCCCTTAGAGATTTGCTATAATAATGGTGAATTGCCAGGTAGCGAGGACCTGTCAAAGCTACTTGAGAATAAGCTGAAAGCCGAAGGCCTTAGCATATCCGTAGAATGTGCTGATCTGCTGAACTCTGGGCTGAACGTGTACATAAGTCAGATGCTGAAGTCTTGTTTGGGGGTTGCAAAAGCAAGGGGAAAGACAATGAGGATGCCAGAAGCTAACAGGAGTGCCTCTGCTGCTGTAAATGGTGGGCGGAATAATGCCACTGCTTCAGATTTAGGCTGTTCCTACCAAGCTTCACTGGTAGATCTCTGCACAGCTGTACAGTCTAATGCTCGGTTACTGGGGTGTGACTACGCCAGGCAATACGAGAAGATTGCTTCCCACCTTGACAGCTAA